The Eurosta solidaginis isolate ZX-2024a chromosome 4, ASM4086904v1, whole genome shotgun sequence genome includes a window with the following:
- the LOC137248728 gene encoding uncharacterized protein: MNLIFTAFALISAVSADGKHLSRQYLPPVQYYSDSVPAAKTEDFSDSDRLLDVKFDSDINNAELSDGYSGYQPKFEYTQQAEEASYSGGHDVTYVHGESPAFEKFTAADAISYSIYDNDKAHWQYQPADTDEDQQQHHVDASYHAADFSNVGLSYGYNLGSQDAGTYDLDHKSFSNSYDHSVDHAESPVEEHHISSASFPAASHDAVTQYVSSAGAYSFSTKYSPYGGYIY, encoded by the exons ATG AACCTCATCTTTACTGCATTTGCGCTCATTTCCGCTGTCTCGGCCGATGGCAAACATCTAAGCCGCCAATATTTACCACCTGTGCAATATTATTCCGATTCTGTGCCTGCAGCAAAGACAGAGGATTTTTCGGACTCAGATAGACTTTTGGATGTGAAATTCGATTCTGACATTAACAATGCTGAGCTCAGTGATGGCTACAGCGGTTATCAACCAAAGTTCGAATACACACAACAAGCTGAGGAAGCGTCATATTCCGGAGGCCATGATGTCACATATGTTCACGGGGAATCGCCAGCTTTCGAGAAATTCACAGCAGCTGACGCCATTTCATATAGCATATATGACAACGATAAAGCACATTGGCAATATCAACCAGCCGATACAGATGAAGACCAACAGCAACATCACGTGGATGCAAGTTATCATGCTGCGGATTTTAGTAATGTTGGCCTTTCATATGGCTACAATTTGGGTAGCCAAGATGCTGGCACATATGATTTAGATCATAAAAGCTTCAGCAATAGCTATGACCACAGTGTGGACCACGCTGAATCACCAGTTGAGGAGCATCACATAAGCTCAGCGTCCTTTCCAGCAGCGTCACATGATGCTGTGACACAATATGTCAGTAGTGCCGGTGCGTACAGTTTTAGTACAAAATATAGCCCCTATGGCGGTTATATTTATTGA